GGCTGATCGGAGAAGACGGTAAATTGTAATGGTGTATTGAGATTGTGTATGTGTGTATTAAGATTGATAGTCAGTATAAATTAGAAGTAAGACTTTATATAATTtaacttaaattaaaatataatttaaactaAGGGCAACATACATTCTACCAAACTTTCAATGTTTTGtctattatagtatagtatagatttacCCAAGATAAAATTCTCAGAAAATATTTTGTTAGAAAATTGGCAATCCTTGAGAACACAAAGGACAAGTCTTTCTAGTAAAAAATTTCATACTAATATTGTCATTTCATAATTGCGATTGGTTTGATAACGTAAATTTATTAGAATACTAGAGTGATGAACTAATCTATCAGTTACTTATCACACCACAAACAATATTTTTGGGACTTGGTGACGTAAACTAATTTTGGTATGGTACGAGCATAGATGCTTTAAGTTTAGGCAATGAATACTTAATAAAAACAAGTTTATTTCTTAAAATTAGAGTTAGATTGCTAACCAGTCCATCCAAGCGAAGAGCAAGAGCAACCTACAACCAGGAAGAAGAAACATTAAAAACATCAACTGGGAAAGGGCGAAAATCATGCAAACAAAATACATCCATACAGCTGCAATATCTTCCAAGTCCTGCTTCGACAAGTCGGGCGCAATTTTTACAAGTAATGGAGGTGGCCCCTCCTCACCCCATTGCATTTCATCACGAGCTGCTTGAACCTTCACAAGAAATAAAAGTAAGGAATTACTAGCAAGTTATCATTTAATTTCTACAAAACCTATAGCCATATTCTAACATATATTTTAACACCTTCTTCACGAGGTCCTTCAGCTGCTTTCTTCCTTGAAGCTGCCGCAATCCAGGAGTATTTGGTGAAGAAACATTAATTACCTATAACGGTTTGATGTATACAAAACAACATTAGTGAACTTTTCAGACTTGCAAAAAACATAAAGATCTAGAAAAGAGCAGATTTCACAGTATATGAAGCAAGTGGTTCAATTAATAAGCAGTCCACTCATTATTACTTGCATGCAATTACTTAACATTTAGTCCTTGCAAAGGCTTTTAAAAAGGTACTTTGGACAAACACAGCAAGAAAAGAAATCTATGCATAACCGGAAAGCTACCAAGTAGTCAGCATACTGCGACAATGTATGAACCCCTTGTACGTAATCTGCATCCGGATCTTCGCTAGTTTTGTTCTTTCCAAGATTAACTCCAAGAATTCCAGGTCCAGCTTTTCCTCCCTGTTTGACTTCGTCACTAGAAGAAGATGAAGTATTTGATGTTTCGTCTAACTTCCTCTTGCCATGCTGAGCACCCAATCGTTTTGCTACAGCAACAATTCCTTCACTGTTGAAACCACACCTGTTTATAATGGCACTGTAGATAGACATAGAAAAGGAATACTTATCGATTAGAATATAATACAGAACTCTCCACATATCTGACCAACTTTGTAAAAGAGTAAAGCGCAAAATAACTTACAGAACATAGATATGGTATTGTCAAATGAAACAATTTCACCGCAAAAGGTAAGAGAAGCTCTCTTCCTTTTTAATAAACAACAGATAGTTGGCTATTTAAGCATGTTATATACTATATTTAAGGATCAATTTCGTGATCAAAAAACCATTTCCATTTGAAAACAGAATAATATCTATGGAAATGAATGATATGCACATTCACATTACAAGATCATCTAATGAGTAATTATCAGATTAGTGGTCTCATAATAGAATTAGAATTAGTTGATTTGGGTACCATATTCATTCCATCACAGAAAGGGCAAACTCAGAAGTTgctttaatttaatttttttgcaAAATAGTGCATCTTCAGCTTTCTCTGATAATGCCAATAGCACCAGGATATCCCATATTCCTAGGAATTTGGCACAGCATGAATGCAAGTGAAGTTACTTGGGAAGAAGAAAATCCTTACCCTTCACCTTTTAATCTGAAGATACGAGGTTTTGGATTACCATCCTGTGGTACAGGGGTTACTGACCCAACCTCCACAAAGCCAAAACCTATCCCAAGCAAGCCGTCAACAGCTTCTGCATTTTTATCAAAACCAGCAGAAAGACCTATAGGGTTGGAGAACCTCCTTCCCCAAACTTCTAGTCCTAATATTGATGGATCTGGTCTCTTCTCCCTTGGAACCCAACCACGAGATGCAGCTGACACGGCTAACCGATGAGCAACTTCTGGATCTAGCAAAGCAAAGAATGGATTGACAACTTTTGTTGCCGAGAATAGCCATCCACTGCCAAAAAGATGCAAAATAAGTCTTTACACCAAATTTAATGATGCAAATATGTAGTTTCATCTTTGCAAACTTTTAATTTTCATTCAGTTCTGTAGATATAACTCTTAGGATGTATTCAAGTATAATTTACTTGAAACATTGATAATCTGGAAGAATTCTATTTATGTGATGCAATTAATCATGTAGCCCACACAGACATCACCCACAACATTTTAGCAAGTTTTTATAGACTAAATATATAGGGTGGAGAAATCTATATATTTTGCTAAATATATGGAGCATATATTAATGTACAATCAATTCAAAAGCAAATGCTTCAAAAAGACACACCAAAATGTAGCTTCATCAACCGTACTCGCATAAGCTCCCCCACCTATAAGCAAGCTAATAGTAGCTCCTGTCAACAATCTTCCCTGCAATCAAGTATTACCAGCTACTTCAAGTCATACAAACAATTAAATATTTATCAGATCCTCTTAACCTAGAGTTCTTTGACTTCTTTCGGTTAACATAGTTTAAAGGCACATTTAAGGCCTTTAATAATGCAATAATTATCATATGAAAACACAAAAAAACACTGAGCCACGCATACACTACATTGTCTTATTTTGTGTTTAACATCTGAATACTTATTTTAGAGAGGTTATAGCCCATTCTCGTATAAAATGTAAGAGTACAACAATAGAAAAGTGTATCCCAAAAAAACCTTGTGGGTATCATGCATGCTCAAAGAGACTCGGAATTCACCTAGTTGAGGCCAACTTCTCGATAACCGACAGGTTACGGGCGCGGGGGACACTAATAGAACGCAGGTCAATGGCCCTCACATTACCTTAGTGGCACGTGTAAGAAGCACCAATGTGTTATTCTACAATTCTAATATCTAGACGAGCTATCCCCACATCTCCTTCATGCAAAAACACATTATTACTTTTCACTCGTTTAACTATATTTTCCTCCCTACTCTTAGTAGGCAATCAATCATTCTCAAGTCATGTTACTTTTTTTCTCAATATTCTCGGGTTTTCCTGTTGTTACCAAATTCTTCCGTCAATGTACTATATAAAACA
This genomic interval from Apium graveolens cultivar Ventura chromosome 8, ASM990537v1, whole genome shotgun sequence contains the following:
- the LOC141677876 gene encoding dihydroorotate dehydrogenase (quinone), mitochondrial-like codes for the protein MWARVGSQFMRQNVLKKINLVSRFYNSASSSVVNPVGRPKLPQSSKKGRLLTGATISLLIGGGAYASTVDEATFCGWLFSATKVVNPFFALLDPEVAHRLAVSAASRGWVPREKRPDPSILGLEVWGRRFSNPIGLSAGFDKNAEAVDGLLGIGFGFVEVGSVTPVPQDGNPKPRIFRLKGEGAIINRCGFNSEGIVAVAKRLGAQHGKRKLDETSNTSSSSSDEVKQGGKAGPGILGVNLGKNKTSEDPDADYVQGVHTLSQYADYLVINVSSPNTPGLRQLQGRKQLKDLVKKVQAARDEMQWGEEGPPPLLVKIAPDLSKQDLEDIAAVALALRLDGLIISNTTISRPDFVIKDPLASESGGLSGKPLFNLSTDILKETYTLTKGRVPLIGCGGISSGADAYKKIRAGASLVQLYTAFAYGGPALIPQIKAELAECLEKDGFKSIYEAVGADCR